Part of the Novosphingobium sp. ZN18A2 genome, CCAATGCCTCATCCACCGGGCTGATGGTCCGTTGCGACAGCCCGCCAGATATCGGCGCCCGCGTCGATGTGGAACGCGGCGATGCGCGGGTGAGCGGCAAGGTGGTGTGGCGGCGCGGCCGCCGCTTCGGATTCCACAGCACCGGGCCGATGGACCCTGCCGTGCTGGTTGGCGCGCAACCGCGCGACGCGCTGGACCTGCTGCTGGACAAGCAGGATCGCGTGCCGTCCCGCATCGCCTGGCCGCCGCGCCGGAAATAGGCGGCGCAGGCGGTCCGTTCGGGGCCGTCAGGCGCCGTGGTATTCCTTGTACCAGCGGATGAAGTTCGGCACGCCCACGTCGATAGAGGTCGTGGGCTTGTATCCCAGATCGCTGCTGATCGCGTCGATATCGGCATAGGACTGGCGCACGTCGCCCGGCTGCATCGGCAGCATTTCCACCGTCGCCTTGCGGCCGATTTCCTCTTCGAGGATGCCCACCACCTTCATCAGGTGTTCCGACTTGTGGTTGCCGATGTTGTAAAGCCGGTGCGGTTTTGTGCTGCCGCCGGCCTTTACCGCGCCATCGTCGGGCGGCGGGTTGTCCAGACAGGCGATCACGCCGGCGATGATGTCGTCGATATAGGTGAAATCGCGGTACATATCGCCATGGTTGAACACCGGGATCGGTTCGCCGGCCATGATCTTCTTCGTGAAGATCCACATCATCATGTCGGGCCGGCCCCACGGCCCATAGACGGTGAAAAAGCGCAGCCCCGTCAGCGGCAGGCGATAGAGATGGGCATAGGTTTCGCTCATCAGCTCGTCCGCCTTCTTGGTCGCGGCATAAAGGCTGATCGGCTGGTCGACCCGGTCCTCGACCGAGAAGGGCATCCGGGTGTTGCCGCCATAGACTGAGCTGGAACTGGCATAGACCATGTGTTCCACCCCGCGATGCCGGCCCACTTCCAGCAGGTTCAGGTGCCCGGCAAGGTTGGAATGCAGATAGGCGTGCGGGTTCTCGATCGAATAGCGAACGCCCGCCTGCGCGCCGAGGTGGACGATGCGTTCGAACGTCTCGTCCGCCAGCGCGGCGGTCAGCGCCGGATAGTCCGCAAAATCGATGCGGTGAAAGCGGAACCGGTCCTTGCCCAGCTCGCGCAAGTGGGCCAGCCGCGCTTCCTTCAGCGACACGTCGTAATAGTCGTTGACCACGTCGACACCGATCACGGTATCGCCGCGTTCGAGCAGCTTCCTGGCAAGCGAATAGCCGATGAATCCGGCCGTGCCGGTAACAAGAACGTTCATGCCGCTTCCCCTCGGGCCGAGGCCCGCAATTGTCAAAGCTTCCAGTCTGCAGCGCCGTTCAGCACGCCCTTCAGGTCGGCCAGCGTGCCGCCCCGGGCAACAAGGCCCGTCATCGCGTCTTCACCTCCGGCAAGGTAAACGCGGTGCGGAACGGCAAGCAGCACCAGGTCGTACTGCCTTTCAAGCGCGTGGGGGTCCAGCGCAAGGCCGTATTCGCGCTGCGCCTCGCCGCTGTCGGCATGGGGATCGTGCACCGTCACTTCGTGGCCGCGCGCGGAAAGTCCGGCAATCACGTCAGCCACTTTCGAATTGCGCAGGTCGGGCACGTTTTCCTTGAAGGTAAGGCCAAGGACCAGCGTGCTGCCCGGCTTGCCCCCGCGCTGTTCGTGCAGCGATGCGGCAACCCATTCGGCCATGCCGTCGTTCACGCCGCGTCCGGCCAGGATAACCTGCGGATCATGGCCCAGCGTCTCTGCGCGATGCGAAAGGTAATAGGGGTCGACGCCGATACAGTGCCCGCCGACAAGGCCCGGGGTGAAAGGCAGAAAGTTCCACTTGGTATTGGCCGCCGCCAGCACGTCCCACACCGATATGTCCATCTTCGAAAAGATCTGCGCGATCTCGTTCATGAAGGCGATGTTGATATCGCGCTGGGCGTTCTCGATCACCTTTGCAGCCTCTGCCGCCCGGATAGACGCAGCGCGGAAGACCCCGCCGCTGGTGATCGCGCCATAAAGGTGCGACAAGCGGTCAAGCACTTCGGGAGTCTGGCCGGACACGACCTTGGTTATGCTCTCTATGGTATGTTCGCGGTCGCCCGGATTGATGCGTTCCGGGCTGTAGCCAAGGAAGAAATCGCGCCCGCAGACCAGCCCCGAAACCTTTTCCAGGATCGGCGCGCAGATTTCCTCGGTCACGCCCGGATAAACCGTGCTTTCATAGATCACCACCGGTTCGCGGCCTTCTTCCGCCGCTGCGGGCAACATCGCGCCAACGGTGCGACTGGCCGCTTCGACAAGGCGCAGGTCCGGCTTGTTGTCCGCATCGATCGGGGTGGGAACAGTGACGATATAGAAGTCGCTTGGCGGGCAGACGGCGGGATCGCTGGTCACGCCCAGGCTCGACATGGAAAGCGGCTGTGCCTCGATTTCTCCCGTTCGGTCATGCCCGTCGGCAAGTTCGCCGATGCGGCGCTGGTCGATATCGAAGCCGGTAACAAAGAATTTCTTCGCCAGTGCCACGGCCAGCGGCAGGCCAACATACCCAAGGCCCACAACGGTAACGCGCGTTGTTGCCGCAAGGGGTGTCCCGCCCTCGCTGTGGTTGGGCGAAGCGGCAATTTTCGGGAACATCGCGGTCACGGTTGGACGGGCCTTTTTTTACGCGGCAGTCGCCGCATTTGCCCCTGATTAGACGCAAGCCTCTTATTTCATGGTTAACATTCAGCGTTTAAGTCCTGCACTCCATGAGCAAGACCATCCTCATCGTCTTCGGCACCCGGCCGGAAGCGATCAAGCTGTTTCCGGTTGTCCACGCGCTGAAGGCTGAGGGCCGCTTTCGCGTCGTCACCTGCGTTTCTGCCCAGCATCGCGGAATGCTGGACCAGGTGCTGGAGATCGCCGAAATCGCGCCCGATCACGATCTTGACCTGATGAAGCCCGACCAGACGCTAGACGGCCTGACCGCCGCGTTGCTGACCGGGCTGGGCACGGTGATGGACGCGGAAAAGCCGGACTGGGTCATCGTGCAAGGGGATAC contains:
- a CDS encoding nucleotide sugar dehydrogenase gives rise to the protein MFPKIAASPNHSEGGTPLAATTRVTVVGLGYVGLPLAVALAKKFFVTGFDIDQRRIGELADGHDRTGEIEAQPLSMSSLGVTSDPAVCPPSDFYIVTVPTPIDADNKPDLRLVEAASRTVGAMLPAAAEEGREPVVIYESTVYPGVTEEICAPILEKVSGLVCGRDFFLGYSPERINPGDREHTIESITKVVSGQTPEVLDRLSHLYGAITSGGVFRAASIRAAEAAKVIENAQRDINIAFMNEIAQIFSKMDISVWDVLAAANTKWNFLPFTPGLVGGHCIGVDPYYLSHRAETLGHDPQVILAGRGVNDGMAEWVAASLHEQRGGKPGSTLVLGLTFKENVPDLRNSKVADVIAGLSARGHEVTVHDPHADSGEAQREYGLALDPHALERQYDLVLLAVPHRVYLAGGEDAMTGLVARGGTLADLKGVLNGAADWKL
- a CDS encoding GDP-mannose 4,6-dehydratase produces the protein MNVLVTGTAGFIGYSLARKLLERGDTVIGVDVVNDYYDVSLKEARLAHLRELGKDRFRFHRIDFADYPALTAALADETFERIVHLGAQAGVRYSIENPHAYLHSNLAGHLNLLEVGRHRGVEHMVYASSSSVYGGNTRMPFSVEDRVDQPISLYAATKKADELMSETYAHLYRLPLTGLRFFTVYGPWGRPDMMMWIFTKKIMAGEPIPVFNHGDMYRDFTYIDDIIAGVIACLDNPPPDDGAVKAGGSTKPHRLYNIGNHKSEHLMKVVGILEEEIGRKATVEMLPMQPGDVRQSYADIDAISSDLGYKPTTSIDVGVPNFIRWYKEYHGA
- a CDS encoding PilZ domain-containing protein, producing the protein MKEQTDRAGRRVALVAARMTVDGKAMPVTIANASSTGLMVRCDSPPDIGARVDVERGDARVSGKVVWRRGRRFGFHSTGPMDPAVLVGAQPRDALDLLLDKQDRVPSRIAWPPRRK